CAATATCGCACCGACCTGCGCGGCCAGACGGAGACCCTATGACCAAGATCCTGCTCGTGGACGACGACAAAAATATGCTGCGGCAGCTGGAACGCCTGCTCAAAAACAGCATCGCGGATCTGGAAACCCTAAAAGCTGGCGACGGCAAAGAAGCGCTGAAACTGATCAAAAAAGAAAATCCGCAGCTCGTGCTGATGGATATGCAAATGCCGGGCCTGAACGGTCTGGAGACTTTTGCCGAGATCAAAAAAACCGCGCCCAAGCAGCTGGTCATCCTGATCACCGGCCACGGCACGACGGACACCGCCATCGAAGCAATGAAGCTGGGCGCGTATGATTACATCACCAAATCTCCAGCCCTGCCGGAGATCCTGCCGCCTATGGTCGAGGCCGCGCTGCGCGCCAGCGAGATCATGAACGAAGTCGTGGTGCTGGAAAACGCCACCGACACGCAGCAGGTCAATCTCAATGTGCGCTCAATCATCGGCCTCTCGCACAAAATGCAGGAAGTTTACAAAAAGGTCGGCAAGATCGCCGGCACGAGTATTCCCGTCCTGCTGATCGGCGAGTCCGGCACCGGCAAAGAATTAGTCGCCCGCGCGGTTTACCACAATTCCAACCGTCAGGATAAAACTTTTCTGGCGATCAACTGCGCGGCCATACCGGAAACCCTGCTCGAAGCGGAATTATTCGGCTACGAAAAAGGGGCGTTTACCGGCGCCAGTGAACGCAAAATCGGCAAATTTGAATTATGCAGCGGCGGCACGATTTTCCTTGACGAGATCGGTGACATGCCGATGTCCATACAGGCCAAGATCCTGCGCGTGCTACAGGAGCATGAATTAGAAAGAGTCGGCGGCACGGAAACCATCAAGGTCGATGTGCGCGTTATCTCCGCCACCAATAAAAATCTGCAGGAGCTGATCGCCGGGAATAAATTTCGTGAAGACCTGTATTACCGGCTCAACGGCATTCAGATCAATCTGCCGGCTTTGCGTGAGCGCCGCGAGGATATTCCGGATATTGTTTCATATTTCTTGAAAAGATTTAATTATGAATTTGGCAAAAATATTTCCGAGATCCCGACGCGCGCGCTCGAGCAGCTCCAAAAATACGAGTGGCCCGGCAATGTGCGCGAACTGGAAAATACTATCAAGCGCGCGGTTGTCACGACCACCGGGCCGATCCTGCAGCTCGACCTGCGGGCCAGCGGCGCGGCCGCCGTGGAAACCAAACCGGAAAATACGCTTTTAAATCAGGCTTTTGACCCGACGGTTCCGCTCGGCGCGCTGATCGACGCGGCGGCTGACTCGCTGCTGGAGCACATGCTCATCATGCCGGAGGACGATCCGGAGCGGCAAGACCTGATGGGTAAGCTGGAAAAAACTTTGATCGTCAAAGCCTTGCACAAGCTGGCTGAAAATCAGGTGCGTACCGCCAAACTGCTCGGCATCACCCGTAACACTCTGCGCAGCCGCATCGAAAAGTACGGTGTACAGTAGATCCGCCGCCCGAAAATTGATCGCGGGACTGGGCAATCCCGGGCCGCAGTACGCGTTGACACGGCATAATATCGGTTTTCTGCTGCTGGATAAACTGGCCGCCGGACAAAAATTTACGCGAAAGAAATTCTCCGCGCTGACTGCGGGGAT
The sequence above is drawn from the Candidatus Margulisiibacteriota bacterium genome and encodes:
- a CDS encoding sigma-54 dependent transcriptional regulator; the protein is MTKILLVDDDKNMLRQLERLLKNSIADLETLKAGDGKEALKLIKKENPQLVLMDMQMPGLNGLETFAEIKKTAPKQLVILITGHGTTDTAIEAMKLGAYDYITKSPALPEILPPMVEAALRASEIMNEVVVLENATDTQQVNLNVRSIIGLSHKMQEVYKKVGKIAGTSIPVLLIGESGTGKELVARAVYHNSNRQDKTFLAINCAAIPETLLEAELFGYEKGAFTGASERKIGKFELCSGGTIFLDEIGDMPMSIQAKILRVLQEHELERVGGTETIKVDVRVISATNKNLQELIAGNKFREDLYYRLNGIQINLPALRERREDIPDIVSYFLKRFNYEFGKNISEIPTRALEQLQKYEWPGNVRELENTIKRAVVTTTGPILQLDLRASGAAAVETKPENTLLNQAFDPTVPLGALIDAAADSLLEHMLIMPEDDPERQDLMGKLEKTLIVKALHKLAENQVRTAKLLGITRNTLRSRIEKYGVQ